One Ooceraea biroi isolate clonal line C1 chromosome 6, Obir_v5.4, whole genome shotgun sequence genomic window carries:
- the LOC105280204 gene encoding LOW QUALITY PROTEIN: uncharacterized protein LOC105280204 (The sequence of the model RefSeq protein was modified relative to this genomic sequence to represent the inferred CDS: inserted 2 bases in 1 codon), which yields MLDAYGNPIMFLRDKRTAAHPYPHRAMMFTGYYRPIRRSSNGDQATGVFAQGNAVSGEAFFGGVHTPHLKGGPEPIEESEVSSAEAQAAPASEEEQDHEQLPQGHHQNEVHHHDHEHRHYDDEVQHXDHHHSDSLISLSLTEHHEPEQIPLTTEVTQSAEEPVVTSTEISVARPKVHHTKKTHKTPVIVDTDNDDDEEEVDDEEDEPIVPFVPFKGNKRRQGYPNLNNFFPMVFSFPRVASRAGSSGSPPGTITAIANSYSTGKGGVASSVATAYGGSPTGKKRRPHHSVISIGRMSRIASYLFVALLIAVAVAFPTNDLQPQPPQGLQGIIIRAALPEVVRVKRYGYRGYGGYGGYGGYHGHHGFGGHRGFGGHGGHGCFGGCGGLGGHRGYGGGNSFANSGAHAGSISTPFGSASFASSFANSGFDCSILHADTQLLKIKTIEENQMAKVLLISETVVHNKNVNIIMNVNARDVAKELWKLMKTRLNNGTSNFISEENIIEDLENAVKPFVSPTRRGMSQLHAYQVATDLDQIIRTAYIRNFPNMNMLDIEIATRNIAANMMAMLKVLLSKNLVRSQSDEMGLSGRRMIYASPNDDKQNDYVDIKIKIRREDILNAVQSRMSERRSTTPTGRDQPSVGVGAERSTSISIRAGATLMKSVSIFLTSGRKASGNSKRQISAGKNEPSRRRHRRKMPDGGSGRNSAYITKVIESLKKKTKFSKRELDNLCKLYKKLAINTGQQQQQQQQVGRSISTGKKSQSRPAVEGIDRTIFRELLHNTFHVITEDTLIERLFCCWDREIEGAIRLEPWIMGLDVFVRGSLHDRIFFCFRVYDLNNDGYITKDEIFQLLKNCLIKQPGEEDPDEGVKDLSELALKKLDIDHDGKISFRDYETAVKAEPLMLEGFGHCLPTEESCAAFLKTLQS from the exons AACGGCGACCAGGCAACGGGCGTTTTCGCGCAAGGAAATGCCGTAAGCGGCGAGGCTTTCTTCGGCGGTGTGCATACGCCGCATCTTAAAGGTGGTCCGGAACCGATCGAGGAATCAGAAGTATCCAGTGCTGAAGCGCAAGCAGCGCCGGCATCCGAAGAGGAGCAGGACCACGAGCAGTTACCACAAGGACATCATCAGAACGAAGTACACCATCATGATCACGAGCATCGACATTACGATGATGAGGTACAACA CGATCATCATCATTCAGATTCCTTAATAAGCTTATCTCTTACT GAGCATCACGAACCTGAACAGATTCCACTAACCACGGAGGTTACGCAATCGGCTGAAGAACCGGTTGTTACTAGTACGGAAATATCCGTAGCTCGACCAAAAGTGCATCATACGAAGAAGACGCATAAAACGCCCGTGATTGTCGACaccgacaacgatgacgatgaagaGGAAGTGGACGATGAAGAGGACGAACCGATCGTACCATTTGTGCCTTTCAAAGGCAACAAGCGTCGCCAGGGATATCCTAACTTGAACAATTTCTTTCCCATGGTCTTCAGCTTTCCGAGAGTGGCCTCTCGCGCTGGATCCTCCGGTTCTCCTCCCGGAACTATTACAGCCATCGCAAATAGTTATTCTACGGGAAAAGGTGGAGTCGCCAGCTCGGTGGCTACGGCTTATGGCGGGTCTCCTACTGG AAAGAAACGACGTCCGCA TCACAGTGTGATCAGCATCGGCAGAATGTCAAGGATCGCGAGTTATTTGTTCGTCGCGCTACTCATCGCGGTTGCAGTTGCCTTCCCGACGAACGATCTTCAGCCACAGCCACCTCAAG GTTTGCaaggaataataataagagcAGCCTTACCGGAAGTCGTCCGTGTTAAGCGTTACGGATACAGAGGATACGGTGGATACGGTGGATACGGTGGCTATCATGGTCATCACGGTTTTGGAGGACATAGAGGATTTGGAGGACATGGAGGACATGGATGTTTTGGAGGATGCGGCGGATTAGGAGGACACCGCGGATACGGTGGTGGCAACTCTTTTGCCAATAGTGGAGCTCATGCCGGTTCTATAAGCACACCATTTGGAAGCGCTTCCTTCGCAAGTTCCTTTGCCAATTCTGG CTTTGATTGCTCAATCCTCCACGCTGATACTCAACTCCTAAAGATAAAAACCATCGAAGAGAATCAAATGGCAAAGGTGTTGTTAATA TCAGAAACAGTGGTccataataaaaatgtgaacATTATCATGAATGTGAACGCGAGAGATGTTGCTAAGGAATTATGGAAACTAATGAAGACTCGCTTAAACAATGGCACCAGCAATTTTATCAGCGAAGAGAACATTATCGAAGATCTGGAAAATGCTGTGAAACCCTTTGTATCACCTACTAGAAGAGGCATGTCCCAGTTGCACGCTTACCAAGTGGCCACTGATCTCGATCAGATTATTCGGACAGcatatattagaaattttccaaatatgAACATGTTGGATATAGAGATCGCGACAAGAAATATTGCCGCGAATATGATGGCCATGTTAAAAGTACTTCTCTCGAAAAACTTAGTTCGATCGCAAAGTGACGAGATGGGCTTATCCGGCAGAAGAATGATTTACGCTTCACCAAACGACGACAAGCAAAATGATTATGTGGATATTAAAATCAAGATACGCAGAGAAGACATTCTTAATGCTGTTCA AAGCAGGATGTCGGAACGACGAAGTACTACGCCAACTGGGAGGGATCAGCCaagcgtcggcgtcggcgccGAGCGATCAACTAGTATAAGCATTCGTGCTGGCGCGACGCTCATGAAAAGCGTTTCCATATTCCTGACAAGCGGTCGTAAAGCGTCCGGGAATTCGAAGCGGCAGATATCTGCTGGCAAGAACGAGCCATCGAGAAGAAGACATCGTAGAAAAATGCCGGATGGCGGAAGTGGTAGGAATTCCGCCTACATTACCAAAGTGATTGAATCccttaaaaagaaaacaaaattctcCAA AAGGGAACTGGATAATCTTTGCAAACTTTACAAGAAGTTAGCTATCAACACCGgccaacaacaacaacaacaacaacaagtTGGGCGTTCAATATCTACGGGGAAAAAATCGCAATCAAGGCCAGCTGTCGAA GGAATTGATAGAACTATTTTTCGAGAACTACTTCATAACACATTCCATGTGATCACGGAGGATACTTTGATAGAACGTTTGTTCTGTTGTTGGGATCGAGAGATCGAGGGTGCCATCAGATTGGAGCCATGGATCATGGGACTTGAcgtatttgtgcgaggcagtTTACATGAtagaatttttttttgtttccgtGTGTACGATCTGAACAACGATGGATACATCACAAAAGATGAAATCTTTCAATTACTTAA AAATTGTCTAATAAAGCAACCTGGAGAAGAAGATCCGGATGAAGGAGTAAAAGATTTATCGGAACTGGCCTTAAAAAAGCTTGATATCGATCACGATGGCAAAATTTCGTTTCGGGATTACGAAACGGCAGTCAAAGCAGAACCATTAATGTTGGAAGGATTTGGACATTGTTTACCCACTGAAGAAAGCTGCGCAGCTTTTTTAAAGACTCTTCAATCTTAA
- the LOC105280202 gene encoding glycine-rich cell wall structural protein isoform X2 has protein sequence MSRIASYLFVALLIAVAVAFPTNDLQPQPPQGLQGIIIRAALPEVVRVKRYGYRGYGGYGGYGGYHGHHGFGGHRGFGGHGGHGCFGGCGGLGGHRGYGGGNSFANSGAHAGSISTPFGSASFASSFANSGSRGYGR, from the exons ATGTCAAGGATCGCGAGTTATTTGTTCGTCGCGCTACTCATCGCGGTTGCAGTTGCCTTCCCGACGAACGATCTTCAGCCACAGCCACCTCAAG GTTTGCaaggaataataataagagcAGCCTTACCGGAAGTCGTCCGTGTTAAGCGTTACGGATACAGAGGATACGGTGGATACGGTGGATACGGTGGCTATCATGGTCATCACGGTTTTGGAGGACATAGAGGATTTGGAGGACATGGAGGACATGGATGTTTTGGAGGATGCGGCGGATTAGGAGGACACCGCGGATACGGTGGTGGCAACTCTTTTGCCAATAGTGGAGCTCATGCCGGTTCTATAAGCACACCATTTGGAAGCGCTTCCTTCGCAAGTTCCTTTGCCAATTCTGG CTCTCGTGGTTACGGACGATGA
- the LOC105280202 gene encoding uncharacterized protein LOC105280202 isoform X1, translated as MVTLMNTMYLLILCIIVGVTKAHQSETVVHNKNVNIIMNVNARDVAKELWKLMKTRLNNGTSNFISEENIIEDLENAVKPFVSPTRRGMSQLHAYQVATDLDQIIRTAYIRNFPNMNMLDIEIATRNIAANMMAMLKVLLSKNLVRSQSDEMGLSGRRMIYASPNDDKQNDYVDIKIKIRREDILNAVQ; from the exons ATGGTTACGTTGATGAATACTATGTATTTACTGATATTATGTATCATCGTCGGGGTGACCAAAGCCCACCAA TCAGAAACAGTGGTccataataaaaatgtgaacATTATCATGAATGTGAACGCGAGAGATGTTGCTAAGGAATTATGGAAACTAATGAAGACTCGCTTAAACAATGGCACCAGCAATTTTATCAGCGAAGAGAACATTATCGAAGATCTGGAAAATGCTGTGAAACCCTTTGTATCACCTACTAGAAGAGGCATGTCCCAGTTGCACGCTTACCAAGTGGCCACTGATCTCGATCAGATTATTCGGACAGcatatattagaaattttccaaatatgAACATGTTGGATATAGAGATCGCGACAAGAAATATTGCCGCGAATATGATGGCCATGTTAAAAGTACTTCTCTCGAAAAACTTAGTTCGATCGCAAAGTGACGAGATGGGCTTATCCGGCAGAAGAATGATTTACGCTTCACCAAACGACGACAAGCAAAATGATTATGTGGATATTAAAATCAAGATACGCAGAGAAGACATTCTTAATGCTGTTCAGTAG